In Zingiber officinale cultivar Zhangliang chromosome 1A, Zo_v1.1, whole genome shotgun sequence, a genomic segment contains:
- the LOC122023070 gene encoding protein CHUP1, chloroplastic-like, producing the protein MKQEPAVPRAARTRVVSRVKDSPRTDTANGTSTGLKARPKSTSFDSSSTKLAERSPQFNKRRPGTDGLGAPRVDGESERLVRELQKEVTGLKTEIEKLQVRNVELESQNRKLEQDLDAAEAKIKSMEKIDQEKQNNPTEMEVKFGNRICKNQPLAMGPATQAVEFQPNAMIKMPVPTLTPSKRASHGPPPPPPPPPPPPPPPPHNASGRATVNKASSVLVQLYHSLTKQEGKQGSTSNGGSPNTISSIVHSGIVGELQHRSAHLVAIKADVETKGQFIKQLIEKVQLSSFTSMEDVLTFVDWLDGELSTLVDERAVLKHFDWPEKRADALREAAVEYRDLKQLEAQVCSLKEDSSSPCEATLKKISNLLDKLERGVNRLLELRNANMMLYKECKIPTDWLLDCGMVNKMKQISVKLARLYLSRVSMELELFQPSERQSTQEALLFQGVKFAYRAHQFAGGLESEVMITIEELKKKVESQSRGSQQKQWKAGTTLEVG; encoded by the exons ATGAAGCAAGAGCCCGCAGTTCCACGTGCAGCCAGAACCAGGGTAGTCTCGAGAGTGAAGGACTCTCCGAGAACAGATACAGCTAATGGGACCTCTACAGGGTTGAAGGCGAGACCAAAATCTACTTCTTTTGATTCAAGCAGCACAAAATTGGCTGAGAGATCTCCTCAGTTCAACAAGCGTAGGCCAGGCACTGACGGTTTGGGTGCCCCAAGAGTCGATGGTGAGAGTGAGAGATTGGTGAGGGAGTTGCAGAAGGAAGTGACAGGATTGAAGACTGAGATAGAGAAGTTGCAGGTGAGGAATGTTGAGTTGGAGTCACAGAACAGGAAGCTGGAGCAAGATCTCGATGCAGCTGAAGCAAAGATCAAGAGCATGGAGAAGATTGATCAG GAAAAGCAGAACAATCCTACAGAAATGGAGGTTAAATTTGGAAACAGAATCTGCAAGAACCAGCCTTTGGCAATGGGACCTGCTACCCAAGCAGTAGAATTTCAACCAAACGCAATGATTAAGATGCCTGTTCCAACTTTGACGCCTTCCAAACGTGCTTCCCAtggtccaccaccaccaccaccacctcctcctcctcctcctcctcctccacctcaCAATGCTTCAGGAAGAGCAACAGTGAACAAGGCTTCCTCTGTTCTAGTCCAACTATACCATTCACTGACAAAGCAAGAGGGAAAGCAAGGTTCGACAAGCAATGGGGGTTCTCCCAACACTATCTCCAGTATCGTACATAGTGGCATTGTTGGAGAACTTCAACATCGATCAGCTCATCTAGTAGCG ATTAAAGCAGACGTGGAAACAAAAGGGCAGTTCATCAAGCAGCTTATAGAGAAGGTGCAATTGTCATCTTTCACTAGCATGGAAGATGTCCTAACCTTTGTTGATTGGCTTGACGGAGAACTCTCCACCTTG GTTGATGAGAGAGCTGTGTTGAAGCATTTCGATTGGCCCGAGAAGAGAGCAGATGCATTGCGTGAAGCCGCCGTTGAGTACCGTGATCTAAAACAACTTGAAGCTCAAGTTTGTTCTTTGAAGGAAGATTCCTCCTCACCATGTGAGGCAACACTAAAGAAGATTTCAAACTTACTAGACAA GTTGGAGCGCGGCGTCAATCGATTGCTCGAGTTGAGGAATGCAAATATGATGTTATACAAGGAGTGCAAAATTCCGACTGATTGGTTGCTAGATTGTGGCATGGTTAACAAG ATGAAACAAATCTCTGTGAAGCTTGCAAGACTCTACCTGAGTAGAGTGTCAATGGAGCTCGAACTGTTTCAGCCCTCCGAAAGGCAATCGACACAAGAGGCACTTCTGTTTCAGGGGGTGAAATTTGCTTATAGGGCTCACCAG TTTGCCGGAGGGCTCGAGTCAGAGGTGATGATCACAATCGAGGAGTTGAAGAAGAAGGTTGAATCACAGAGTAGAGGATCACAACAGAAACAATGGAAAGCTGGTACAACACTGGAAGTAGGCTAA
- the LOC121997426 gene encoding formin-1-like: MASSSFLPSLAAVYYPGSSTFDELDRDDLRYTYGVEDDTQVIIPTGIHQFFNPPNGSSTFFKEQFVTGLRLPIHPFFSDICRYFRIPLGGSTPSSERYGTNEVWPSYLTEESTPPLVFDFNRWGFTGQCSAPICSARVCWCPTCSLGSPLSPTYCASTSADHPCSPRAARPPRPAAPARPRAPRTARPTTSTPLQSVNPPRATYIPGLGLGGRCMGLGGGTSNVSFASPVFREASQATRRARSTNDRLSQDAPSPSRHRARSPSDDSDSDDQPLAQRRRRRASCPVSDSGPSSIPSPPPTAAASPPPPSVTLPPIPSHVNDPPIPSNIHVEPPLAQPSTQQPQGGEAGPSECPSVTPPAAHPPGPSSAPSDSTADPSAPPGLAVGPSEPSPLTYHCYYTSIPSEGMLWSRTDVLTSSLEIKGRLATLWEESIQHMDSLPPLAQMDKFAELYIKAYAESLAVNNSFHATHHQNKVLRDQVAELELQLNDLAQASHPLRAEIKDLTKKNTSLEVSVALANRALKVLQEEQSQVNIVHQQSIDQQTLEHQRDMEQLTQKLRTAETLAQEQDKKLKSQEAQLTSQAVELTTARKELAQARATTEGVSTALAIYRDGENDRCL; this comes from the exons ATGgcctcctcttcctttcttccttctCTGGCGGCGGTATACTATCCTGGCTCATCCACCTTCGATGAATTGGACCGAGATGACCTACGCTACACCTACGGGGTTGAGGATGACACGCAAGTGATTATCCCCACTGGGATACATCAGTTCTTCAATCCCCCTAATGGTTCTAGCACCTTCTTTAAAGAGCAATTTGTGACGGGCCTTCGTCTTCCTATCCACCCTTTCTTTTCCGACATATGCCGCTACTTTCGAATTCCCCTGGG AGGTTCAACCCCTTCTTCTGAGCGATATGGAACTAATGAGGTGTGGCCGAGTTATCTTACAGAGGAGAGCACTCCCCCACTCGTCTTCGACTTCAATCGGTGGGGCTTCACCGGCCAATGCTCCGCCCCGATCTGCTCGGCGAGGGTCTGCTGGTGTCCGACCTGCTCCCTTGGCTCACCCCTCTCGCCCACGTACTGCGCGTCCACCTCGGCCGACCACCCCTGCTCGCCCCGGGCTGCTCGTCCACCTCGACCGGCCGCCCCTGCTCGCCCCCGGGCTCCACGTACAGCTCGGCCTACTACCTCAACACCCCTCCAATCGGTTAATCCTCCCAGAGCCACTTATATCCCTGGTCTGGGCCTTGGTGGAAGATGTATGGGCCTTGGCGGAGGAACAAGCAACGTTTCCTTTGCCAGCCCCGTTTTCAGAGAGGCTTCTCAAGCAACTCGCAGGGCCCGCTCTACAAATGACCGCCTGAGCCAGGATGCCCCTTCTCCCTCTAGACACAGGGCTCGGTCACCCTCCGATGATTCTGATTCGGATGACCAGCCGCTGGCTCAGAGACGTCGGCGCCGAGCCTCTTGTCCGGTGTCCGACTCAGGCCCGTCGTCTATCCCTTCTCCTCCCCCAACTGCAGCtgcctctcctccacctcccaGTGTGACACTGCCTCCAATCCCGAGCCATGTAAATGATCCCCCTATTCCGTCCAATATTCACGTCGAGCCTCCGTTGGCTCAACCTTCCACCCAGCAACCTCAAGGCGGAGAAGCTGGGCCCTCAGAATGCCCTTCAGTTACCCCACCTGCAGCACATCCTCCGGGGCCTTCTTCAGCTCCCTCTGACTCAACTGCTGATCCCTCAGCTCCTCCTGGCTTAGCCGTGGGTCCCTCAGAACCATCCCCGCTTACTTATCACTGTTACTATACTAGTATCCCTTCTGAGGGGATGTTATGGTCCCGAACAGATGTTCTCACCAGCTCCCTCGAGATAAAAGGTCGTCTAGCCACTTTATGGGAGGAAAGCATACAACACATGGACTCCTTGCCTCCCTTGGCCCAGATGGACAAATTTGCAGAGTTGTATATCAAG GCTTATGCAGAGTCTCTGGCAGTGAACAATTCATTCCATGCTACTCATCATCAGAATAAGGTGCTGCGGGACCAGGTTGCTGAACTGGAACTGCAATTGAATGATCTTGCCCAAGCTAGCCATCCTTTGCGGGCCGAGATAAAAGATTTGACCAAAAAGAATACTAGTCTGGAAGTATCCGTAGCGCTGGCTAACCGTGCACTTAAAGTTCTCCAGGAAGAACAAAGCCAAGTCAATATTGTGCACCAGCAGAGTATAGATCAACAAACTTTAGAGCATCAACGAGATATGGAACAATTGACTCAGAAGTTGCGTACTGCCGAGACTCTGGCGCAAGAACAAGACAAGAAGTTGAAATCTCAGGAGGCTCAATTGACCTCCCAAGCAGTAGAGCTGACCACGGCCCGGAAGGAACTGGCTCAGGCTCGGGCTACCACAGAGGGCGTATCAACAGCTCTGGCTATTTATAGAGATGGAGAGAACGATCGCTGCCTATAA